One part of the Rickettsia akari str. Hartford genome encodes these proteins:
- a CDS encoding copper chaperone PCu(A)C — MLKTLLVSFITLICAVSYADNQAAQNTNSTNSSSDQSGDLLPAEAAVHFAQPWARPTTNVQGKVSNSAMYFTLINSRSKSYNLVNISSDKISEIEIHQTINDQGVSKMVKVDYPFLIAGNINIDFKPGGMHIMLYDPKVDLNVGDEFKITFFFDDNTRKIVDVKVANDNPYNKTGH; from the coding sequence ATGCTAAAAACTTTATTAGTTAGTTTTATAACTTTAATTTGTGCAGTAAGCTATGCTGATAACCAAGCAGCTCAAAATACTAATTCTACAAATTCTTCTTCTGATCAGTCGGGTGATCTACTACCTGCAGAAGCAGCCGTTCACTTTGCACAGCCTTGGGCAAGACCTACAACAAATGTGCAAGGTAAAGTTAGCAATTCTGCTATGTATTTTACATTAATAAATAGTAGAAGTAAGAGTTATAATTTAGTGAATATATCTTCAGATAAGATAAGTGAAATAGAAATTCATCAAACAATTAATGATCAAGGTGTTAGTAAAATGGTAAAAGTCGATTATCCATTTTTAATTGCTGGTAATATTAACATTGATTTTAAGCCTGGGGGTATGCATATTATGCTTTATGACCCAAAAGTAGATTTAAATGTAGGAGATGAGTTTAAAATCACTTTTTTCTTTGATGACAATACACGAAAAATAGTGGATGTTAAAGTAGCAAATGACAATCCTTATAATAAAACAGGGCATTAA
- a CDS encoding ankyrin repeat domain-containing protein, producing MLKSNSIVKDTTSYVAQFGYEAVLKEAISLDRAYVIKGLNKLRTISTTALFSESSNNAVKVAAWLVEERKANVNMHSKKDTPLNTVARYGHYEVAEYLIAKGTAVNGYERALLGPPLYEAVSGKYLNAEKLLLEQCSAVYQSKSRVTPLHAVAKNVRYTSENITDDEIRKLLLSINATLEFR from the coding sequence TTGCTAAAGTCAAATAGTATAGTAAAAGATACAACATCTTATGTAGCACAATTTGGTTATGAAGCTGTTTTAAAAGAAGCTATCTCTCTTGATAGAGCATATGTAATAAAAGGTTTAAATAAATTACGAACAATATCTACTACTGCATTATTTTCAGAATCTTCAAATAATGCAGTAAAAGTTGCTGCATGGTTAGTTGAAGAAAGAAAAGCAAATGTTAATATGCATAGTAAAAAGGACACTCCTTTAAATACGGTTGCACGTTATGGACATTATGAAGTGGCAGAATATCTAATAGCAAAAGGAACTGCAGTAAACGGTTACGAGCGAGCTTTGCTAGGACCACCTTTATATGAAGCTGTAAGCGGTAAGTACTTGAATGCAGAAAAACTATTACTTGAGCAATGCTCTGCAGTTTATCAAAGCAAATCCAGAGTAACACCTTTACATGCGGTTGCTAAAAACGTTCGATATACTTCTGAAAATATTACGGATGATGAAATACGTAAACTGTTATTATCAATTAATGCAACATTAGAATTTAGATGA
- the secA gene encoding preprotein translocase subunit SecA, translated as MLSILKKLFGTANDRTVKKLFSEITKINSLEHAIQKLSDEELKNKTVEFKEKLKNGATLDDIVYEAFAVVREAARRVCGMRHFDVQLIGGLILHRGMITEMRTGEGKTLVATLPAYLNALTGKGVHVVTVNDYLARRDSAAMGKIYNFLGLSVGCIVAGMPDEAKRAAYNADITHATNNELGFDYLRDNMKYSLQERVLRPFNFAIIDEVDSILIDEARTPLVISGPVNDNSELYGKIDKIVRLLNINDFEKDEKLKTINLTETGITHIESLLSKEGIIKPDTGLYDFENLTLVHYVNQALRAHNMFTVDVDYLVREGKVMIIDEFTGRVMEGRRYSEGLHQALEAKENVKIQNENQTLASVTFQNYFRNYPKLSGMTGTAMTEAPELKDIYNLDVVAVPTHNKVTRLDLDDEIYGSKKEKYDAILKLIKDCYDRGQPILVGTISIEKSEELSSVLNAEKIPHKVLNAKFHEQEACIIAQAGRFKAVTIATNMAGRGTDIMLGGNPEMLIEHLDKDHNYAAKIDEIKAQIAEEKKQVIEAGGLFVIGTERHESRRIDNQLRGRSGRQGDPGKTKFFLSLDDDLMRIFASDRISGVLRTLGLKDGEAIQHPMISRSLEKAQQKVEGYNYEMRKNLLRFDDVMNDQRKIIYEQRTEIIKSKDSYGFLNSTTEELAKKIVLAFMPVGSYREDWDIENLSVELHRVFAIKFDHNLVSKSDVTEEEITKIVIQMAHDVYKSKEEAYSSELMHNAVKYILLTTLDQVWKDHLYSLDHLRQGISLRAYAQKDPLSEYKREAFNLFEQMLNNLKELFIQAVYHFHIDLKHVQKEDVSLERKKLQNNMRESREDPAFSKYNAGSSLETHLKPVVSRIDPKDRNPDDPTSWGRVSRNELCPCSSGKKYKYCHGAHE; from the coding sequence ATGCTTTCGATTTTAAAAAAACTTTTCGGTACTGCAAATGATCGTACTGTAAAAAAACTATTTTCTGAAATTACAAAAATTAACTCGCTTGAGCATGCTATACAAAAATTATCAGATGAGGAGTTAAAGAATAAAACTGTAGAGTTTAAAGAAAAGCTTAAAAACGGAGCTACTTTAGACGATATAGTATATGAGGCGTTTGCGGTAGTTAGGGAAGCGGCTAGAAGAGTTTGCGGTATGCGGCATTTTGATGTTCAGCTTATAGGGGGGCTTATATTACATCGAGGCATGATTACCGAAATGCGTACCGGCGAGGGTAAGACCTTAGTTGCAACGCTTCCTGCTTACTTAAATGCTTTAACCGGAAAAGGCGTACATGTTGTAACCGTGAATGATTATTTGGCAAGACGTGATTCTGCTGCCATGGGTAAAATTTACAATTTTTTAGGTTTATCAGTTGGATGTATTGTTGCCGGTATGCCAGATGAAGCAAAAAGAGCCGCCTATAATGCCGATATTACTCATGCAACAAATAATGAACTCGGTTTCGATTATCTGAGAGATAATATGAAGTATAGCTTGCAGGAGCGGGTACTTCGTCCTTTTAATTTTGCTATCATTGATGAGGTTGATTCGATTTTGATAGATGAAGCAAGAACGCCGCTTGTTATTTCAGGTCCGGTTAATGATAATTCAGAATTATACGGTAAAATTGATAAAATTGTACGTCTGCTTAATATAAATGATTTTGAAAAAGACGAAAAATTAAAAACTATTAACCTAACGGAAACAGGCATTACGCATATAGAATCGCTTTTAAGTAAAGAGGGTATTATAAAACCTGATACTGGTTTATATGATTTTGAGAATTTAACTTTAGTACATTACGTTAACCAAGCCTTAAGAGCTCATAATATGTTTACTGTTGATGTAGATTATTTGGTGCGTGAAGGTAAAGTAATGATTATAGACGAATTTACCGGTCGTGTAATGGAAGGACGTAGATATTCGGAAGGCTTACATCAAGCATTAGAAGCAAAAGAAAATGTGAAAATTCAAAATGAGAATCAAACTTTAGCCTCCGTTACTTTCCAAAATTATTTTCGTAATTATCCTAAATTATCTGGTATGACAGGTACGGCTATGACTGAAGCACCGGAATTAAAAGATATATATAATCTCGATGTGGTTGCAGTCCCAACTCATAATAAAGTTACAAGGCTTGACCTTGATGATGAAATTTACGGCAGTAAAAAAGAAAAATATGATGCTATCTTAAAGCTGATTAAGGATTGTTACGATCGTGGTCAGCCTATACTTGTCGGTACGATAAGCATAGAAAAGTCAGAAGAACTTTCAAGCGTTTTAAATGCAGAAAAAATCCCTCATAAAGTATTAAATGCTAAGTTCCATGAGCAGGAAGCATGTATTATTGCTCAAGCCGGTAGGTTTAAAGCTGTAACGATTGCAACCAATATGGCAGGACGAGGCACTGATATTATGCTTGGCGGTAATCCTGAAATGCTAATAGAGCATCTGGATAAAGATCATAATTATGCAGCTAAAATAGATGAAATAAAAGCTCAAATTGCCGAAGAAAAAAAGCAGGTTATTGAAGCGGGTGGGTTATTTGTGATAGGTACGGAAAGGCATGAAAGCCGTAGGATAGATAACCAGCTAAGAGGAAGATCGGGTAGACAGGGTGATCCAGGAAAAACTAAGTTTTTCCTATCGCTTGATGATGATTTAATGCGTATTTTTGCATCAGATCGTATATCAGGAGTCCTTAGAACACTTGGATTGAAAGACGGAGAGGCTATCCAGCATCCGATGATTAGTCGTTCACTTGAGAAAGCGCAGCAAAAAGTGGAAGGATATAACTACGAGATGCGTAAAAATTTATTACGTTTTGATGATGTAATGAATGACCAACGTAAAATAATATACGAGCAACGTACTGAAATTATTAAATCTAAAGATAGTTATGGTTTCTTAAATAGTACTACTGAGGAACTCGCTAAAAAGATAGTATTAGCTTTTATGCCTGTAGGCTCTTATAGAGAAGATTGGGATATAGAAAATTTAAGCGTAGAATTACATCGTGTCTTTGCTATAAAATTTGATCATAATTTAGTAAGTAAAAGTGATGTAACGGAAGAAGAAATCACAAAGATTGTTATACAAATGGCTCATGATGTATATAAGTCAAAAGAAGAAGCATATAGTAGCGAGTTAATGCATAATGCCGTGAAATATATTTTACTCACTACTCTCGATCAAGTTTGGAAAGATCATTTATATAGCTTAGATCATTTAAGACAGGGCATATCTCTTCGAGCTTATGCTCAAAAAGACCCTCTTAGTGAGTATAAAAGAGAAGCATTTAACTTATTCGAGCAGATGCTTAATAATTTAAAAGAATTATTTATTCAAGCAGTGTATCACTTCCATATCGACTTAAAACATGTTCAAAAAGAAGATGTTTCGCTTGAGCGTAAAAAACTTCAGAACAATATGCGTGAGAGTCGTGAAGATCCAGCATTTAGTAAATATAATGCAGGAAGTAGCCTTGAGACTCACCTTAAACCTGTCGTATCACGCATTGACCCAAAAGATAGAAACCCTGATGATCCTACTAGTTGGGGTAGGGTATCTCGTAATGAGCTATGCCCATGCAGTTCAGGTAAGAAATACAAATACTGTCATGGTGCACATGAGTAG
- a CDS encoding peptidylprolyl isomerase, translating to MKKLSVIFLSVSMLSGIVFADQDKVVATYKGGEVKESQIMKEFKPQLNLQSGETIKNFDDFPPQDQEKLIKIYVNNLLLKAEVAKSNITSSKEFQEKLENAKNQLAQQELLANYIKSNITDKMFDDEYNKYVGNLKGKEQIKVAHILVKSQKEANDIKTKLSKGGNFTKLAEELSLDKASASNGGVIGYIILNQPGQLVPEFENKAFALKVNEVSIPVKTTFGWHIIKVLEKKPVPIPTKEEAKVTIDNILAAEVLKKYISDLESKADLKIMLPKADSKAGS from the coding sequence ATGAAAAAATTATCTGTTATATTTTTATCAGTTAGCATGCTTTCCGGTATTGTTTTTGCCGATCAAGACAAAGTAGTTGCTACCTATAAAGGCGGTGAAGTAAAAGAATCGCAAATTATGAAAGAATTTAAGCCTCAGCTTAATCTTCAATCAGGTGAAACAATCAAAAATTTTGATGATTTTCCACCGCAAGATCAGGAAAAATTAATAAAAATTTATGTTAATAATCTTTTGTTAAAAGCAGAAGTTGCTAAGTCAAATATTACTTCATCTAAAGAATTCCAAGAAAAACTTGAAAATGCAAAAAATCAATTAGCTCAGCAAGAATTACTAGCAAATTACATAAAATCTAATATTACAGATAAAATGTTTGATGACGAATATAATAAATATGTCGGTAACCTTAAAGGTAAAGAGCAAATAAAAGTTGCTCATATTTTAGTTAAATCTCAAAAAGAAGCTAATGATATCAAGACCAAATTAAGCAAAGGCGGAAATTTCACTAAGCTTGCAGAAGAATTATCTCTTGATAAAGCTTCAGCTTCAAACGGCGGAGTTATAGGTTACATTATATTAAATCAACCTGGACAGTTAGTACCGGAATTTGAGAATAAAGCTTTTGCTTTAAAAGTAAATGAAGTTTCAATTCCTGTAAAAACCACTTTCGGTTGGCATATTATCAAAGTGCTTGAGAAAAAACCTGTGCCTATTCCAACAAAAGAAGAAGCAAAAGTAACTATTGATAATATATTAGCCGCAGAAGTACTCAAGAAATATATTTCTGATTTAGAATCTAAAGCCGATTTAAAAATCATGTTACCTAAAGCAGATAGCAAAGCCGGATCGTAA
- the acpS gene encoding holo-ACP synthase encodes MLIGVGTDIVQILRIEKILHLYPELFAKRILASKELRQFALLNKTSHATFLAKRFAAKEAVSKAFGIGIGQGINFKDITILNDDLGKPIVEVSASYTKKYSSFNIHLSLSDDYPVCVAFAIVESSC; translated from the coding sequence ATGCTTATCGGTGTCGGTACTGATATAGTACAAATTCTTAGAATCGAAAAAATATTGCATTTATATCCAGAACTTTTTGCTAAAAGAATTCTAGCCTCAAAAGAATTAAGACAGTTTGCTTTATTAAATAAAACAAGTCATGCTACTTTTTTAGCAAAACGTTTTGCTGCTAAAGAAGCTGTTAGTAAAGCTTTTGGCATTGGTATCGGTCAAGGCATAAACTTTAAAGACATTACTATACTCAATGATGATTTAGGCAAACCTATAGTAGAAGTTAGTGCAAGCTATACAAAAAAATACTCTTCTTTTAATATTCACCTTTCTCTTTCTGATGATTATCCTGTATGCGTGGCGTTTGCCATAGTTGAGAGTAGTTGTTAG
- the rpoZ gene encoding DNA-directed RNA polymerase subunit omega gives MARITAEDCNKIIPDRFRLVVLATRYAKLLNYKVETNQIKKEKRDKPPVIALRRIAAGKVSVEQLEQDLINSLRTKTMIEPLVNQDESEDIKEEFEYLSEVCITEDYSDLDDQIFIDENGEDYDPDK, from the coding sequence ATGGCAAGAATTACAGCAGAAGATTGTAATAAAATTATACCGGATAGGTTTCGTCTTGTTGTACTAGCAACAAGATATGCTAAATTATTAAATTATAAAGTAGAAACTAATCAAATCAAAAAAGAAAAACGTGATAAGCCTCCTGTTATCGCATTACGTAGAATTGCGGCCGGAAAAGTATCGGTAGAACAGTTAGAGCAAGACTTAATAAATAGTCTGCGTACAAAAACTATGATAGAGCCGCTTGTTAATCAAGATGAATCAGAGGATATAAAAGAAGAATTTGAGTACTTATCTGAAGTTTGTATAACGGAAGATTATTCTGATTTAGATGATCAAATCTTTATTGATGAGAATGGCGAAGATTATGACCCCGATAAGTAA
- the murA gene encoding UDP-N-acetylglucosamine 1-carboxyvinyltransferase: MQKLIIHGGKPLKGNINISGAKNAVLPIMAASILTDKLHITNVPKLTDVSTMKDLLRSHGACIEIIEHTDEFELIINTGNINNFTADYEIVRKMRASIWVLGPLLTKYGKAKVSLPGGCAIGARQVDLHIAVLKAMGATIEIEDGYINASSKGRLKGTHFVFDKVSVGATINAILAAVLAEGETVLFNCALEPEIVDLCNCLIKMGADIAGVGTSEITIKGKDSLNKMSYKVLSDRIEAGTYMFAAAITKGDVKICGIDYHIIENIALKLIETGIKVAPINNGVQVTYEGTLNSVDLETNPYPGFATDLQAQFMSLMTLSSGVSMITENIFENRFMHVPELCRMGADIVVRGNKAVVRGVEMLKGAEVMASDLRASVSLILAGLSTNSKTVLHRIYHLDRGFQDLEKKLSNCGADIKRV, translated from the coding sequence ATGCAAAAATTAATTATTCATGGCGGTAAACCTCTTAAAGGTAATATTAATATTAGTGGTGCTAAAAATGCCGTGTTACCTATTATGGCAGCGTCTATTCTTACCGATAAACTGCATATTACTAATGTTCCAAAATTAACGGATGTTAGTACTATGAAAGATTTGCTCCGCAGTCACGGGGCATGTATCGAAATAATAGAACACACGGATGAATTTGAGCTTATAATTAATACCGGTAATATAAATAACTTTACTGCAGATTATGAAATAGTTCGTAAAATGAGAGCATCTATTTGGGTGCTCGGTCCTTTGCTTACTAAATACGGTAAAGCAAAAGTGTCGCTCCCGGGTGGTTGTGCTATTGGAGCAAGACAAGTAGATTTGCATATTGCCGTATTAAAAGCTATGGGAGCTACGATTGAAATAGAAGACGGTTATATTAACGCTTCAAGTAAAGGACGCTTAAAAGGTACTCATTTTGTTTTTGATAAAGTTTCCGTCGGTGCTACGATTAATGCAATACTTGCAGCTGTTTTAGCAGAGGGGGAGACTGTGCTTTTTAATTGCGCCCTGGAGCCGGAGATAGTTGATTTATGTAATTGCCTTATCAAAATGGGAGCCGATATTGCAGGCGTCGGTACTAGTGAAATAACGATAAAAGGTAAAGATTCTTTAAATAAAATGAGCTATAAAGTACTTTCTGATCGTATTGAAGCAGGTACTTATATGTTTGCGGCAGCTATTACTAAAGGTGATGTAAAAATTTGTGGGATTGATTACCATATTATAGAAAATATAGCTTTAAAACTTATTGAAACCGGTATAAAAGTTGCGCCGATCAATAACGGAGTTCAAGTAACTTATGAAGGGACGTTAAATTCAGTTGATTTAGAAACTAATCCCTATCCTGGCTTTGCTACTGATTTGCAAGCACAATTTATGAGCCTTATGACGCTGAGTAGCGGTGTTTCAATGATTACCGAGAATATTTTTGAAAATCGTTTCATGCATGTCCCTGAATTATGTAGAATGGGAGCAGATATAGTGGTACGAGGTAATAAGGCGGTCGTTCGGGGTGTAGAAATGTTAAAAGGAGCAGAAGTTATGGCAAGCGACCTTAGAGCTTCGGTATCGCTAATACTCGCAGGGCTCAGTACTAATAGCAAAACCGTATTACACAGAATATATCACTTGGATCGTGGCTTTCAAGATTTAGAAAAAAAATTAAGTAATTGTGGTGCGGATATAAAAAGGGTATAA
- the gyrB gene encoding DNA topoisomerase (ATP-hydrolyzing) subunit B: MSEIEEKFNESSYGADSIKVLKGLEAVRKRPGMYIGDVGDGSGLHHMIYEVVDNAIDESLAGYCDLVRVTLNKNGSVTVSDNGRGIPVEIHEEEGTSAAEVIMTQLHAGGKFDQNSYKVSGGLHGVGVSVVNALSEWLELRIWRNNKEYLIRFNNGITAAPIAVVKENIDKKGTEVTFFPSAETFTNIEFDFGTIEHRLRELAFLNSGVKILFVDNRFEEVKEVEFYYMGGIEAYVKYIDRAKHAIHPCIVVNTENADSGISLELAMHWNDSYHENIMCFTNNIRQRDGGTHLSAFKSAITRVITSYLDTTGLNKKFKNDFSGEDTREGLCCVLSVKVPDPKFSSQTKDKLVSSEVRPVVENAVYTKVLEWFEEHPAESKAIIAKIMEAANAREAARKARELTRRKSALEVSNLPGKLADCHAKDPAISELFIVEGDSAGGTAKQGRDSKIQAILPLRGKILNVERARFDKMLGSDQIGTLITALGISVEREFSLEKLRYHKVIIMTDADVDGSHIRTLLLTFFYRHMPELINKGYLYIAQPPLYKVKKGAAELYLKNEQALQDYLIKSTINDATLTLDGKEQLVGDNLEELINKVVKFNGLLEHASKKFNRSITEILAINDLLNNKIFEAESDLRLEKALDVLNSLEESPDKTNWEILKHENKIEFFRFSMGLKESKILLKEQLESFEFIQISKLALTIFDIFSKKLKLIVKSQECGILTASQLLNTIIECGKKGINIQRFKGLGEMNSDQLWETTLDPAKRTLLQVRVAEVDEAEGIFSTLMGDVVEPRRLFIQENALNVMNLDV, from the coding sequence ATGTCGGAAATTGAAGAAAAATTTAACGAGTCATCATACGGCGCTGATTCTATAAAGGTTTTAAAAGGTCTGGAAGCCGTAAGAAAAAGACCGGGAATGTATATCGGGGACGTTGGAGATGGGTCCGGTCTACATCATATGATTTATGAAGTAGTCGACAACGCTATAGACGAGTCGCTTGCCGGTTATTGTGATCTAGTAAGAGTAACATTGAATAAAAATGGTTCGGTAACTGTATCTGATAACGGGCGAGGTATCCCCGTTGAAATTCATGAAGAAGAAGGAACATCTGCAGCTGAAGTGATTATGACGCAACTTCACGCCGGCGGTAAGTTTGATCAGAACTCTTACAAGGTTTCAGGCGGGCTGCACGGTGTCGGAGTATCGGTTGTGAATGCTCTTTCAGAGTGGCTTGAATTACGTATTTGGCGTAATAATAAGGAATATTTGATTAGATTTAATAATGGTATAACAGCAGCTCCGATTGCGGTTGTCAAAGAAAATATTGATAAAAAAGGTACGGAAGTTACTTTTTTTCCGTCTGCAGAAACATTTACTAATATAGAATTTGATTTCGGTACTATAGAACATCGTCTTCGTGAGCTTGCTTTTTTAAATTCAGGCGTAAAGATTTTATTCGTCGATAATCGCTTTGAAGAAGTTAAAGAAGTAGAGTTTTATTATATGGGCGGTATAGAAGCTTATGTAAAATATATAGATAGAGCTAAACACGCCATTCATCCATGTATAGTAGTTAATACAGAGAATGCTGACTCCGGTATAAGCCTTGAGCTTGCGATGCACTGGAACGATTCTTATCATGAGAATATCATGTGTTTCACTAACAATATTAGGCAGCGTGACGGCGGAACTCATCTTAGTGCTTTCAAATCAGCAATAACACGTGTTATTACCTCGTACCTTGATACTACGGGTCTTAATAAAAAATTTAAAAATGACTTTAGCGGTGAGGATACTAGAGAAGGCTTATGTTGTGTACTTTCCGTTAAAGTTCCTGATCCTAAATTTTCCTCTCAAACGAAAGATAAGCTAGTAAGTTCCGAAGTGCGACCGGTTGTTGAAAATGCCGTTTATACAAAGGTTCTTGAGTGGTTTGAAGAGCATCCGGCGGAATCAAAGGCAATTATAGCTAAGATTATGGAAGCAGCTAATGCTCGTGAAGCTGCTAGAAAAGCGAGGGAGCTAACTCGAAGAAAATCAGCCTTAGAAGTCTCGAACTTACCCGGTAAGCTTGCCGATTGCCATGCAAAAGATCCGGCAATTTCAGAATTGTTTATTGTTGAGGGAGACTCTGCGGGCGGTACTGCAAAACAGGGTAGGGATAGCAAAATTCAGGCTATATTGCCTTTGCGTGGTAAAATTTTGAATGTTGAGCGTGCAAGATTTGATAAAATGCTCGGTTCGGACCAAATTGGTACGTTAATTACAGCTCTTGGGATTAGTGTTGAGCGAGAATTTTCCTTAGAAAAGCTTAGATACCATAAAGTTATTATTATGACCGATGCTGATGTTGACGGCTCGCACATTAGAACTTTATTGCTCACGTTTTTCTATCGTCATATGCCTGAGCTAATAAATAAAGGTTATCTATATATAGCACAGCCACCGCTTTATAAGGTAAAAAAGGGTGCAGCTGAGCTTTATTTGAAGAATGAGCAAGCTTTGCAGGATTATTTGATAAAATCAACTATCAATGATGCAACCTTAACTCTAGACGGTAAAGAGCAGTTAGTAGGTGATAATTTAGAAGAGCTAATTAATAAAGTAGTTAAGTTTAACGGCTTGCTTGAGCACGCTAGCAAAAAATTTAATCGCTCAATTACTGAAATTCTTGCGATTAATGACTTACTTAATAATAAAATATTTGAAGCTGAAAGTGACTTAAGACTCGAAAAAGCTTTAGATGTGTTAAATAGCTTAGAAGAGTCACCTGATAAAACTAATTGGGAAATTTTAAAACATGAAAATAAAATAGAGTTCTTTCGTTTTAGTATGGGTTTAAAAGAAAGTAAAATATTGTTGAAAGAGCAGTTGGAATCCTTTGAGTTTATACAAATATCAAAGCTTGCTTTAACGATTTTTGATATATTCAGTAAGAAATTAAAGCTTATAGTAAAAAGTCAGGAATGTGGTATTTTAACAGCAAGCCAGTTATTAAATACCATTATAGAATGTGGGAAAAAAGGGATAAACATTCAGCGTTTTAAGGGTCTTGGTGAGATGAATTCCGACCAATTATGGGAAACTACTCTTGATCCTGCAAAAAGAACTTTGCTTCAGGTAAGAGTTGCGGAGGTCGATGAAGCGGAGGGCATTTTCTCTACTTTAATGGGTGATGTTGTTGAACCGCGTAGATTATTTATCCAAGAGAATGCGTTGAATGTCATGAATTTGGATGTATAA
- a CDS encoding TIGR01459 family HAD-type hydrolase, which produces MNILKLNNIFDVIDDYDVFLFDLWGVIIEGGHTYQGVVENINKIIKQKKVYFVTNAPRNIFSLHQTIKSWGVNVLPEMIISSGEIAVQMILESKERFGITKPVIYHLGHLENDIINGIQCPITDDINEANIFLMTIYRDENKNLDLNEFDELFKIVVQRKMVNICANPDLGINQHGVYRYCSGYYAEKIKHLGGKVIYSGKPYEDIYSKILNECHNTPKNRMLMIGDTFYTDILAANRLGIDSALVLTGNSREYHSNFDNIEEKLNSLTKAAVKQSIIPNFVARLS; this is translated from the coding sequence ATGAATATATTAAAGTTAAACAATATTTTCGACGTGATAGATGATTATGACGTGTTTTTATTTGATCTTTGGGGTGTCATAATCGAAGGAGGGCATACTTACCAAGGCGTCGTAGAAAATATTAATAAAATTATTAAACAGAAAAAAGTATATTTTGTCACTAATGCTCCACGAAATATTTTTTCGCTGCATCAAACGATTAAATCTTGGGGAGTAAACGTGTTACCTGAAATGATTATTAGCTCAGGTGAAATAGCTGTGCAAATGATCCTAGAAAGCAAAGAACGCTTCGGTATTACAAAACCGGTAATATATCACCTAGGACATTTAGAAAATGATATAATAAATGGAATTCAATGTCCTATTACTGATGATATTAACGAAGCTAATATTTTCTTAATGACTATTTACAGAGACGAAAACAAAAATTTAGATTTAAACGAATTCGATGAGTTATTTAAAATTGTTGTACAACGTAAAATGGTCAATATTTGTGCTAATCCTGACCTTGGAATAAATCAGCACGGTGTTTATAGATATTGTAGCGGTTATTATGCCGAAAAAATAAAGCATCTTGGCGGCAAAGTAATTTATAGCGGTAAGCCATATGAAGACATATATAGCAAGATTTTAAACGAATGTCATAATACCCCTAAGAATCGTATGTTAATGATTGGGGATACTTTTTACACCGATATACTTGCAGCAAATCGCCTTGGTATAGACTCTGCCCTAGTGTTAACCGGAAATTCTAGAGAATATCATAGTAATTTTGATAATATTGAGGAAAAACTGAATAGTTTAACAAAAGCTGCTGTTAAGCAATCGATTATACCTAATTTTGTTGCGAGGTTGTCGTAA